The following coding sequences lie in one Phyllopteryx taeniolatus isolate TA_2022b chromosome 4, UOR_Ptae_1.2, whole genome shotgun sequence genomic window:
- the foxe1 gene encoding forkhead box protein E1, whose protein sequence is MPVVKVEKDSPPDAYSAAPDPPEEQPRGRRRKRPLQRGKPPYSYIALISMAIANSPDRKLTLGGIYKFITERFPFYRDNSKKWQNSIRHNLTLNDCFIKIPREPGRPGKGNYWALDPNAEDMFESGSFLRRRKRFKRCDLSTYASYVHDNPIFAPVQIARPAAYSNAVYPNMTVSPSYGQQLPSAYYPSPSPPGFGPAQTHMFSINNLIGPPTGVLGAQGPDGMPQSARSFTPEGIHNGPGPCSLAPPVFQSQTCGGAVPPRSTTSAHPGFAYSGQSGHPHHHHATPHGPYGQGHSQLYAASGRMASSGETADHYGRVSPVQLGSFSQYNSANSGGYLRHPPYTGNMDRFVSAI, encoded by the coding sequence ATGCCGGTGGTCAAAGTGGAGAAAGACTCTCCGCCAGACGCGTACTCAGCGGCCCCCGACCCACCGGAAGAGCAGCCCCGAGGTCGGCGCAGGAAAAGACCCCTGCAGCGAGGCAAGCCGCCCTACAGCTACATCGCCCTCATCTCCATGGCCATCGCCAACTCCCCTGACCGCAAGCTGACGCTGGGGGGCATCTATAAGTTCATCACGGAGCGCTTCCCCTTCTACCGGGACAACTCGAAGAAGTGGCAGAACTCCATCCGCCACAATTTGACGCTCAACGACTGCTTCATCAAGATCCCCCGGGAGCCGGGGCGCCCGGGGAAGGGCAACTACTGGGCCTTGGACCCCAACGCCGAGGACATGTTCGAGAGCGGCAGTTTTCTGCGGCGCAGGAAGCGCTTCAAGCGGTGCGACCTCAGCACCTACGCCTCGTATGTGCACGACAACCCGATTTTCGCGCCGGTCCAGATTGCGAGGCCGGCAGCATACTCCAACGCGGTGTACCCCAACATGACCGTCAGTCCGTCCTATGGGCAGCAGTTGCCCTCGGCCTACTACCCGTCCCCGTCGCCCCCCGGTTTCGGCCCGGCTCAGACTCACATGTTCAGCATCAACAACCTGATCGGACCTCCGACCGGCGTGCTGGGAGCTCAGGGGCCGGACGGGATGCCGCAGTCCGCTCGCAGCTTCACCCCCGAGGGGATCCACAACGGGCCCGGCCCCTGTAGTCTGGCACCGCCGGTTTTCCAGAGCCAGACGTGCGGAGGGGCCGTCCCGCCCCGCTCCACCACCTCCGCGCACCCGGGGTTCGCCTACTCCGGACAGAGCGGCCACCCGCACCACCACCACGCCACCCCACACGGCCCGTACGGACAAGGCCACAGCCAACTGTACGCCGCATCCGGTCGCATGGCCTCCTCGGGCGAGACGGCGGACCACTACGGCAGGGTCTCACCAGTGCAGCTGGGGTCTTTCTCCCAGTACAACAGCGCCAATTCAGGGGGTTACCTGCGACACCCGCCCTACACCGGGAACATGGACAGATTTGTGTCTGCTATCTGA